The following proteins come from a genomic window of Candidatus Caldatribacterium sp.:
- a CDS encoding 3-isopropylmalate dehydratase small subunit has product MIRGRAVVFRDNVDTDVIIPARYLTSTDPKELAKHCMEGLDPNFPNRITPGETILVAGKNFGCGSSREHAPLAIKGCGVVAVIAASFARIFFRNAINIGLPILESEEAASRIREGDTVAVDLATGEIRNETTGEVFKAQPFPPFLQEIIASGGLMNLVEKRVKANS; this is encoded by the coding sequence ATGATCCGCGGAAGAGCAGTCGTTTTCAGAGACAACGTGGATACCGACGTCATTATCCCTGCCCGGTACCTGACGAGTACCGACCCGAAGGAACTCGCCAAGCACTGCATGGAGGGCCTTGATCCGAACTTCCCAAACCGCATCACCCCGGGAGAAACGATTCTCGTGGCCGGGAAAAACTTCGGCTGCGGTTCCTCCCGGGAGCACGCACCCTTGGCCATTAAAGGGTGCGGGGTTGTGGCTGTCATTGCCGCCTCCTTTGCCCGGATTTTCTTCCGGAACGCCATCAACATAGGGTTACCCATTCTTGAGTCCGAAGAGGCGGCCTCCCGAATACGGGAAGGGGATACCGTCGCTGTGGACCTTGCAACCGGAGAAATCCGAAACGAGACAACCGGCGAGGTCTTCAAAGCTCAGCCCTTCCCACCCTTCCTCCAGGAAATCATCGCCTCTGGGGGGCTCATGAACCTCGTGGAGAAAAGGGTTAAGGCTAATTCCTGA
- a CDS encoding PFL family protein, whose protein sequence is MLFHRSEILETLRMLELENLDVRTVTLGISILDCRGRDFEETIERVVAKIRRFASPLNAVADEVAEKYGIPIVNRRVAVSPVALLLSEREREKDVVDLARALDAVAQELGIDFIGGFSALVHKGATRGDTLLMESIPSFLSVTERICASVNVASSRTGINVDAILTMAQVVKETALRTAHRDGIGCAKLVVFANAPEDNPFMAGAFHGVGEPEVVVNVGVSGPGVVKEVVRRHPKATLGELAEVIKRTAFKITRVGELIGREVAEKLGAPFGIVDLSLAPTPRVGDSVAEILEEMGLERCGAFGSTLALALLTDACKKGGAMASSSVGGLSGAFIPVSEDARMSEAAEAGALSLEKLEAMTSVSSVGLDMIAIPGDTPWETIACIMADEVAIGVMNHKTVGVRLIPVPGKKAGERAVFGGLLGEATIIPVNTFQGARFILRGGRVPAPLTSLRN, encoded by the coding sequence ATGCTCTTCCACCGCTCTGAGATTCTCGAGACCCTGCGGATGCTTGAGCTTGAGAACCTCGACGTGCGTACCGTAACCCTTGGGATTTCCATCCTCGACTGTCGGGGGAGAGATTTCGAGGAGACCATAGAGCGAGTGGTTGCGAAAATCCGGCGGTTCGCCTCTCCCCTCAATGCGGTGGCCGATGAGGTGGCCGAGAAGTACGGCATCCCCATCGTGAACCGGAGGGTGGCGGTCTCCCCGGTGGCGCTCCTTCTCTCAGAAAGAGAAAGGGAAAAGGACGTGGTGGACCTTGCCCGGGCGCTTGATGCGGTGGCGCAGGAACTCGGCATCGACTTCATCGGGGGATTCTCGGCCCTCGTCCACAAAGGCGCCACAAGGGGTGACACGCTCCTCATGGAGAGCATCCCCTCTTTCCTCTCGGTTACTGAGCGCATCTGTGCCTCAGTCAATGTGGCCTCAAGTCGCACCGGAATCAACGTCGATGCTATTCTAACCATGGCCCAAGTCGTGAAGGAGACCGCTTTGCGCACCGCGCACCGGGACGGCATAGGGTGCGCGAAACTTGTGGTTTTTGCCAACGCCCCTGAGGATAACCCCTTCATGGCAGGGGCTTTCCACGGGGTTGGGGAACCGGAAGTGGTAGTGAATGTGGGAGTGAGTGGCCCCGGAGTTGTGAAGGAAGTCGTGCGGCGCCACCCTAAGGCAACGCTTGGGGAACTCGCTGAAGTCATCAAACGGACGGCTTTCAAAATCACAAGGGTTGGGGAGCTCATCGGGAGGGAAGTGGCGGAAAAACTTGGAGCCCCCTTTGGCATCGTGGACCTTTCCCTTGCTCCAACCCCTCGCGTGGGGGACAGTGTAGCAGAGATTCTTGAGGAGATGGGCCTTGAGCGGTGCGGAGCCTTTGGGTCGACTCTGGCTTTAGCGCTTTTGACCGATGCCTGTAAAAAAGGCGGAGCCATGGCCTCGTCTTCGGTTGGGGGTTTGAGCGGGGCGTTCATTCCGGTGAGTGAAGACGCCCGGATGAGCGAGGCGGCAGAAGCTGGTGCTCTTTCCCTCGAGAAACTCGAAGCCATGACGAGCGTCTCCTCGGTTGGCCTTGACATGATTGCCATTCCCGGGGACACTCCCTGGGAGACCATTGCCTGCATCATGGCCGATGAGGTGGCCATTGGGGTTATGAACCACAAGACAGTAGGAGTCCGCCTCATCCCTGTTCCCGGGAAAAAAGCAGGTGAGAGAGCTGTCTTTGGGGGGCTTTTGGGGGAGGCGACCATTATCCCCGTCAATACCTTCCAGGGGGCACGGTTCATCCTCCGGGGTGGTCGCGTCCCCGCGCCTCTCACAAGCCTCAGGAATTAG